In one window of Gossypium arboreum isolate Shixiya-1 chromosome 4, ASM2569848v2, whole genome shotgun sequence DNA:
- the LOC128279239 gene encoding protein WHAT'S THIS FACTOR 9, mitochondrial gives MFFHNSYFTTHFGNLFFCSKISVFSLFDHQKSPFRYTQISNYVNVYMKWKKDPFFDSILHIHKSAELKPIIQLKNFIVNYPNGCIPISSVSKRGLEFDISIRVARFLRQYPSVFEEFRGEHNLPWFRLTPEAAEIDREEKRVLEECKEDLKDRLKRFVLMSKDKVLPLKIIKGMAWYLGLPERFLDDSKGDLLDESFRFVDMEDGLKGLTVESNGEKVLSTMQRNAIKNGVYFGGTLEGIEFPLFPSKGLRLRRKIESWLNEFQKLPYVSPYEDFWHLDPDSDFAEKRVVGILHELLSLFVEHSAERKKLLCLKKYFGLPQKVHKAFERHPHMFYLSFKNKTCTAILKEAYCGNSSIEKHPMLVVRKKYIRLVKESDRILKNRKINNRFIKHEKLEKGSDIDANSDDRTDIQAQEVSKSFR, from the coding sequence ATGTTTTTTCACAACTCCTACTTTACAACCCACTTTGGAAATCTATTTTTCTGTTCCAAAATTTCAGTCTTTTCCCTCTTCGATCACCAGAAATCTCCTTTTAGATATACCCAAATTAgcaactatgtgaatgtgtacaTGAAATGGAAGAAAGATCCATTCTTTGACTCCATACTACACATCCATAAATCTGCTGAGCTTAAACCGATTATTCAGCTCAAAAACTTCATTGTGAATTATCCCAATGGCTGTATCCCAATTTCTTCTGTTTCAAAAAGAGGCTTGGAATTTGATATTTCCATTAGGGTTGCTAGGTTCCTAAGGCAATACCCTTCAGTTTTTGAGGAGTTTAGAGGTGAACACAATTTGCCTTGGTTTAGGTTGACCCCTGAAGCTGCTGAGATTGATAGAGAGGAGAAAAGGGTATTGGAGGAATGCAAGGAGGATTTGAAAGATAGGTTGAAAAGGTTTGTTTTGATGAGTAAAGATAAAGTTTTGCCTTTGAAGATAATTAAAGGAATGGCTTGGTATTTGGGGTTGCCTGAAAGGTTTTTGGACGATTCAAAAGGGGATCTTCTTGATGAGTCTTTTAGGTTTGTGGATATGGAAGATGGGTTGAAAGGATTGACTGTTGAGAGTAATGGAGAAAAAGTATTGTCTACAATGCAAAGAAATGCAATTAAAAATGGGGTTTATTTTGGTGGTACATTGGAAGGAATTGAGTTTCCACTTTTTCCATCAAAGGGTTTAAGGCTAAGGAGGAAGATTGAAAGTTGGCTAAATGAATTTCAAAAACTTCCGTATGTTTCACCTTATGAGGATTTTTGGCATTTGGATCCGGATAGTGATTTTGCCGAGAAGAGAGTTGTGGGGATTCTTCATGAGTTGTTGAGTTTATTTGTTGAGCACTCAGCTGAAAGGAAGAAGCTTTTGTGTCTTAAGAAATATTTTGGATTACCTCAGAAAGTCCATAAAGCATTCGAAAGGCATCCTCATatgttttatttatcttttaagaACAAAACCTGTACTGCAATTCTTAAGGAGGCATATTGTGGTAACTCTAGCATAGAAAAACATCCTATGCTGGTTGTGAGGAAGAAATATATAAGGTTGGTAAAGGAATCCGATCGGATTTTGAAGAATAGAAAGATAAACAATCGGTTTATTAAGCATGAAAAGTTGGAGAAGGGTTCAGATATAGATGCAAATTCTGATGACAGAACAGATATTCAAGCACAAGAAGTATCAAAGAGCTTTCGTTGA